TGTCAGTCCGTTAGTCAGTTAGTTACTTCTCAAGAAATAATCCCAAATAAAATAGGCACTCACCTGAGTACAAGCTGCGCTTCTGGCTTCCAGCGATGCACGTTCTCCATGATCTTGGACACTAGCACACTCTTGCCGCTGCCACGAGCTCCGGACACTACCAAAGGCTGTGCGGTAGCATCGCGTATGTAACGTTTCACATCGTTCATAATGTCAAAATTGGCCGAGTTTTGTGCGAGTAGCTTGGAGTAGTGTCCAATGAGCTGGAGCTCCTCGAGCAGCACACGATCCACGCCCAGCGTGTTGTGGGCAATGCTCTTCTGATGATGCTCCTCAAAGATGCCCGCCAACGATTTGTCCAATAAACTCTCAATCACCGCCGATAGCTCATCGTCCAGTATATTCATAGTCGGCAGCAGCCGAATGAGATTCTTTTCGCACAACTGATTCTTAAGCTCTGCATAGATGCGGGTGATGCGACGCAACACCTCTAGCTCCAGTTGGCTGGCATTGTCGGGTGCACGGGAATATTGAGCACCCGTCTGTATCCAAATGCAACGCTTAGCGAGCTCCTGGCTCATCAGCACTGTGTTGTTAATCTCCTGCTCCACCACTGTGGTCAGATACGAGTCCTTCACATCGTCGGAGAACAGACGCAACAGTACCGCAAGTAGTTCATTCAATTCCCCATTCACCTGACTCGAATACGGATCGATTTGTTGGGTGTACAGACGATGACACATCGGCTGATACGAATTGTCAATGGTATACCATTTCTCCAGCAGCAATTTCTCAGCGTCACTTGCCGCACTGAGCACCGAGGTAAAGTCCTGACTCTCGATGGTCAGCGGCAGCATTGGGGTGCCCAGTGTGGAGCCCAAAAAGAGAATGGGTATAATGTAGGCACCAGCCACATGGCGTGTAATCTCACACAGACAATTGGCTGCCTCCTCGTGTCCTCCCTGAGCTTCCAGTGGTGTTTGCGTCCAGCGCTTTACCTCCTGCAGCCGAGAGAAATCTTTTTTGGGATTGCCATTGCCTTGATCGTGATGTGTGCTCCCCGTTCCCGCCGCTGTCTCCTTGGAGCATGTGTCGCTGTCATGGACATCGGCAATGATGAAATCGAATCCCTTGTTTTGGCACTTGcttttgaaatgtttgtaCAGACTGTAGATGACACGCTTGTGCTTCTTGTACTCGGTGCTGTTGTCCGCCAATATATAGATCACAATCTTCTTGTCCCGTTCGATCTTGCGACCCCCGGGCGGCGGTTTGCCCTGCAGCATGCTCAGATTGCCCATCCCAGGACTGGCCGTAGCCACATCACTGGGCGCCTGTGCTGCCTGTGGTGTGCTAGCATCTGCAAGTGAGTTAAGGAAGAACATTAGCAgatgttgaatttatttttgaaacttACTTACCCTTTTCTGTGGCATTGGGCTTTGGCTGTGTGgactgctgttgtggctgttgttgctgcttttgggCATTGCCATTGGTATCTTGTGACTGCGTCGTCTCCGGCAACGCCTCCACATCTGCCAATGGAGCTCGCTTTTCGCTCGTCTCTTGCGTTTCGTTGCCCAGCAGCGCATCCTTCTTGTCCGCACTGCTCTCTTGATACGGTGGGGAGCTGTCATGCGATATAAGAAAGGAAGCATTAGTTTAAAGTTtatcattaaaatcaattgGTACTTACTCATCTGACTTTTCCGAGGAGCTATCCTTGtcctttttcttcttctggcCCGAACTGCAGACGTTAcccatatttaaaaattctccTCTTCAGCCTCTTACTTATTTCAACTCTGGGTTTAACTTAAAATTGACTAATGTCCTGTAATGTAATAGAATGATGGAgaaaattagttaattaactgctataaaaatacatatatatgtatatatttttgtaaaaactatgtttatatattttatttcattaaaattttgaaaacctttattttttaaatttaggatttaatgataataatagaAACTTAAGAGCTTTGAACTAAGTAAACTTTCAGCAGCTTTTACAATGCAATTCGAGTATTTGGTAAAGCTTTATTTGAAGCTGCTCCAATAAGTAGACTACAAATGTATGGTATAATCTTGAGGGACATACATTTCTCGTATATCCTTAGGTTCAATTTATACaatctttatttactttatatttattatgtgctgctgacataattaattttctgtttattatttctgatttGTTTAAGTTGCCCAGTTAGGTAACAGTGCACCTATCTTTGTTAtcatttcgttattattttcataaaaaaaaaaataataataatctcgAGAGTGAAGCAATATTGTAAAGTACTTACCATATAATCATATAGATTAAGGACAACTTAGAATCATAACAAATAGCAATGACTTTCtgtactataaaatatttcagaatttaaGCGCATATTGGATAATTATTGCAAGTTCTGAATAAACCCCCCAACATATCGTAAACTGGCCACActggagcagcaacaattttggGTTTACAGCGTATCTCGGGGGACACATTAATGTGTATGTTCGCCTGAGGTCCTCAAGTGCCCCTATATCGATTAACTCTGCTGTGTTAGCATTTGAAAATGCCTAGGCTTGAATTTTATGCCAGGTACACATAAAACACTAGACGGGGACAGGGGCGGTAGAAGGGGGCACTGAACTcggcaaataaaatacacactgTAGCTCTTACACGagttaatatataattttatagatAGATTTGATAAAGATTACAACACTACTTAAGCATATTAAAGCTGTCAtgagatataaatatttaaactatttgaacatttttgcgTCCTTCCACTTTTCACAACAGGTCaatgacaaaaacaacaagaaacgcAAAAAGCGGGGAGCAAAAAAGAGTGCATTAAATACGTCCTGCGACAGATAGAACGCAAAAGGGAGAGCGAACAAAATGACGCAGAGCGAGCGCCAGCGCAAAGAGAGAGCGtgtttaaaacaatttaagagaGCGTAAAAGCTCTCTGAACGCATGCTCTCTGTGCAAGTTCTATAGAGATTTTGTGCGTTTGAATTGGCATTGGCGTTAATCAAGTGgccgcctgcctgcctgcctagTTGGGTGGGTGGTTTGGGGTAGTAGGGTGGGTAAGTTTGCCTGGTGGATTGGTGTATTGGTGGGTTCGttggtctggtctggtcttGGTCTGGATTTTTGTGTACACGCTTGAAAATTGTTGACGCGCAAACGGCTGGAGCACCCGCCCGCAACCCCCTCTTTTAtccacacaacacacagaacTTATGCGCTTCCTAtcgttttttcttctttttcttaaattaaatagtatatttattggATATCAAAATATGTTCAATCGCgctacattttgttgttggttgttgcttCAGTTTGTGCTATAAATAAACacgttttatatataaattttcaatttttttatctGGCCTTTCTTTGGGTTCGACATTTTGTCGCGCATTTGTCGCATACAAcattgagttgttgttgtcttatttcaaatttctcaaTAGCAATTAATATGTCACAGCATTCCTTTAATCATCATAATCATGTTCGTTttcgatttgaattttattttaaataatctttttttattttgcgcaTATGCCACTTACACtgagttgtgtgtgtatatgtgtttgaacaagtgtgtgtctgtgtgtgtatgcatcgCTTAGTTggttatttgatttatttaaatacacacattTCTCTGGCACTTACTTTTCTTTACGCGCTTTTCGCCTCACGCCTCCCTCTCGTTGCACGCCTTCTCCGCCTCGCTCTGCCCCACACCCCgcactaataataataattctaataaACCATTTCCACCCACactgcacttgcacttgccgttttttgtttttgtttcgctatttttgctgttgcttttcttttttcacttctttttttttgattactCAAAGCGCTTTCAATTAATTGCTTAATCAAAACGTTCGCTTCACATTTGCACTAAGACATTTTCgacgcacatacacataaaaaaatagcAACTGTTTTTctgctctttcttttttttagcctgtgtttttttctttaatttttcagTTGTGCGCGGTTTTGGGTTAGTTTTTCCCGTTTTTTGTGCGTTTCGCTCCGTGCCGTGCGTCGTTCTGCCTGCTGAGCGTTGGAAAATTTCTCGACGCCAACAAACGACGAAAGCTTCAACGGCCAAAGAGCTTTCACACTCTCCCAGAAGTTCTCACCGTTCTCGTAGGTGAGCGAGCAAGCGAGGGCTGCATTGCTTAAGGAAAAACGTAGTAGGCAACagaatgcaaaaacaaaaaaatgtagaaacaCTTTCGACAGTTATATGAGTCTTCTTCATATTGCGTAGAAATTTGTGAAAGCTTTTACTGATTGACAGCGACACCCAATAGTAGGCTGCATTATTTGCTCATTACTACCAGGCAGCTgatatgatttaaaatttagttaagaataaatacttaatatttgaaaCATATTAATTCCTTATAATGCAATAATTATGCAATTCCATTAATAAATAGGAATGCCAATTGGAGAATTCAAATTACATGCAACTAGTCAGATTggattttaagaatttaattatagtttaaaAGGCTTAGGATATAAAGTTgattaatatactttttataagatttttataatttataaaacatCTGTGTTTACtgttaacttttaaaatatcttaGCTCGGACACAAACCAATAGCTGATGAACCCCTCAACGGATTTATCCTGCATCTCTCAGCGGGCACTATTGAGACAATTGGATGCTGTTGCTCTCGCCAAAGTGTCAGagaagacagagagagcgaaaggAGCTAAAGAATTTCAGCAGCTGGGCTGCATTTCGTGTTGTTTCGCCAAAGTGTGCAGTTTGcaattggcaaaaatttgctgcaaattgattaaaattaatcaatatatttGCTAAAAAAATGGAGAAGTTGTAAGCGAGCACAAATCAAAAGATTAATCTCCAAAcggaaaaaaataattaccGACAattggaaaaaacaaaattaaaaaaatgaatcgCCTGCTGTTGCAGTGTCTGGTGACGATGATACTCGTCTACACAGGTAAAGGATTACGCTGAAAATAAAATCCGGAAGTTATCACATCAAAGACTAATAGTCAAACAAATTGCGAAATTCCgttaaaaagttgtaaaataagttgaaatgaaatggatgAAATGCTGTTAACTGAAAAATGTATATGCTGTTGGTTATATAAGCGAATAAGCATTGCGCAGGTCCCAAATCCGAACCCAGACCAACTGACTGACAGCCTGAATGAGATGTGCCAAGACGGGGACGTCAACAGAAAATGGGTCAATGTTTTTGTGGGAAAACTCAGCTTACCCCTAtttctgttgtgtgtgtgacgaAGACGggaatcaaaacaaacagcgCAAATCCAGGGGGGTGACTAGCATCACTCTAAACGTCATATCCCATCTCCTCTCATTTATTTGCAGTCATCTCTGTACCCACCAGCAGTAGCATCACAACTACATCGAGCATCGCTGCTGCGGCTGGACAACAAACCACTACGGAGATACCGCAAcaggatgacgatgatgacgattgGGATGAGGGCGACGACTCGCTGGAATCCGATGATGATGGACGTGTTTACAAAAATCCTCGCAACTCCCCGTCCACTGAATGTCCGCGCGATGAGGAGCAGGCTACTTTGCTTGGACAGAAGTGCTTGCGCAAATGCTCCTCGGATGAGGATTGCAAGagcaagaaaaagaaatgccTCTGCGATGGTGTCTGCGGAAATTCCTGTATCAAGCCAGGTCAGTTACGAGTACACCTAATGCTTCTTTgtaatagtttattttattttcgaatatAGACCGCGAGTGTCCGGAGCTGGCGCAGCCAAGCTTGGGTCAGGTTACAGTTGGAGGACGACACTTTGGCGCACGCGCTTCCTACGCTTGTCCACATGGCTATCATGTGGTTGGACTGCAGAGTCGCCTCTGTCAGGCCGATGGCAACTGGGCAGGCGCTGAGCCAGCCTGCAAACAGAATAGTAAGTAGGCAACTACTAAGTCCTGAAGAATTTCTGAATGTTTTTTTCTCCTTCACTTCTCAGTTTACTGCCTGAAGCCGCCACAGATTGAACACGCTCGTAACTCTGCGCTACCCGAGCAGGAGACTTTTGATTTGGACTCGACGGTGCAGTATCATTGCCACACAGGATATGTGACCAATGGATTCCCACGAGCCAAGTGCTTGGCCATCGATAATCAAGCCAGCTGGTACGGACCGGACATTCAATGCGAACGTAAGTGAATTATCTCAAACATTTTCTCAAAAAATCTCTCTAATACTGGAAAAAACCTTCGATTGCAGCTCGTTC
This window of the Drosophila albomicans strain 15112-1751.03 chromosome 2L, ASM965048v2, whole genome shotgun sequence genome carries:
- the LOC117563640 gene encoding protein lev-9 isoform X2, with translation MNRLLLQCLVTMILVYTVISVPTSSSITTTSSIAAAAGQQTTTEIPQQDDDDDDWDEGDDSLESDDDGRVYKNPRNSPSTECPRDEEQATLLGQKCLRKCSSDEDCKSKKKKCLCDGVCGNSCIKPDRECPELAQPSLGQVTVGGRHFGARASYACPHGYHVVGLQSRLCQADGNWAGAEPACKQNIYCLKPPQIEHARNSALPEQETFDLDSTVQYHCHTGYVTNGFPRAKCLAIDNQASWYGPDIQCEPRSCGQPPDPAYGWHAGECYTYGCKITYNCGTGYELVGKHERYCQSDGSWTPKELPTCVSDSANVTTTPASLPI